Part of the Pristiophorus japonicus isolate sPriJap1 chromosome 11, sPriJap1.hap1, whole genome shotgun sequence genome is shown below.
ggtatctaatcaaggtctttaaaattatgaaagcttttgatagagtggctacagagcaattgtttccacttgtgaggaagagcataactagaggcgatcaacataagatagtcaccaagaaatccaataggggattcagaagaaacttaatagaatcatagaaaaattacgacacagaaggaggccaagcggtccatcatgtctgcgccagtcgaaaaagagctacaagCCTAATCCCaccaggggcccaagtttcgggtggagttgctccaattgagcaactagtttaatttggagtatcttagaaatcgcaattctcgacatttagtttgctccagttctagtgagttagtttagttttgttttagttcagtgggtgtgtccagccacttaggcctgttttgcaagtttaggcagcgaaaacttacttcaaactaacttagaaatgAGTAAGTATCCAGTTTTGTAAGTTataaaaaaccttacctagagttaagttcagtgcaggcacagccagagactgggggtgggaagcattaaacataaaggactaaagcattaaacacatcacgtaAAATGGCCTAAAATCTCTTGCgataatattttgccttatatcttctgagtgaggacagttgtttctctttttataaataagcaagtgtaggctcccagctgaggcagacacatcaacatcaatgggggggaggagggaagggacgggaagggaagttggaggattttccaaagcactaaacaccttcacagcaacattaaagaagcataagtacatttaaagcacaaagcactaaacaaagcagtacatttaaagcaccaagcactaaacgaagcacaaaaaggattaagcaattaattaacaaataaaaaatagaaggaacctgcacctaaagcaccaagaccaaagtaataagcaaccaatcaataacaaataaaaaaaatagaagtcctacctttgtgaagggaaggtgtttctgtcagcctctctctctgtcagtctctctctctctctgtcagtgtcactcactctgtcagtgtctctctgtcagtgtctctctatctctctgtctctctgtctctctctgtctgtccctctctctctgtctgtgtgtctctctttctgtctgtctgtctctgtgtttctgacagtgagggagggaggagggggcggagtggggaagggaggggatggtgggggaggggagaggggggagggggggggctgaacggaggctgaatgcgggggggggggggggagaggctgaacgcggagggatggggggggtgaggctgaacgcggggggaggggcggggaacggGACAGACAAACATTGTGCATGTATACTTCTATACAAGTATCTATACAAACAGCAGCTATACTTGAAGGGAGCATTGATCAACAACGCAAAATCCGTTTTTCCACATGACGATTTTACAGTttgcaataaaaacatttttttaattaatgCTAGTCAATTACCTTGCAGCCCACAGCCAACTTGATATAATGCATTGTGTTGTGTTTTTTAGTTGTAAATTTATACTTGTAAACAATGCACGAAAAGGTGCCGAAAACAGTAAACAGGGCTGACCACTGGAGAAAATAATATCCACGTGGGAAGTGTTTTGCTACAGGCTGAACGCGGGGATGCTGAACAGGAGGCTGAACTGCAGAGCTTCGTgctgcaaggagctactgcacatgcgcgcacactgtagcgtgcatgtgcagaggtcccggcactgttttcagcccgAGCCCGAAGACGTCCTGAGAAGCTCGGACAATTAGCAGGTAAGTTTTCGACGCCCTTTTCATTGTAGAAAGTtgccgcaccttatggaggtgcgccgtttttacagggggtggaaacttgggccctatgtccctgTAAATCACGGCTCTTTtagttcacatccaagtactttttaaacgtgatgagggcttctgcctctaccaccctttcaggcggtgttccagaccaccaccaccctctgggtgatttttttgtttcctcatctcccctctaatccttctaccaactgctttaaatctatgtctcctggttattgaatcctgtgctaagggaaattggtccttcctatccactctatctaggcccttcataattttatattgtacacctcaattaaatctcccctcagcctcctctgctccaaagaaaacaatcccagcctatccaatctttcctcatagataaaacgttccagtccaggcaacatcctcataaatctcctctgcaccctcgctagtgcaatcacatctttcctgtaatgttgtgaccaaaattgtacacaatactcaagctaTGGCCAAActagtattgcatacagttctagcataacttcctaactcttgtattctatgcctcggctaataaaggaaaacattctgtatgcctttttaactaccttattgacctgtcctgctacctttaaggatctgtggacatatactccaaggtccctctgttcctccacacctctcagtatccttacATTTatggtattcccttgctttgttgcacctccccaaaggcattacctcatacttctccggattgagttccattttccacttttttgcTCAACTGATCAGTCCATCAATCTCTTCTTGCAGTCTgaagctttcttcctcactgtcaaccacacggccaatttgtgTATCATCGACAAACTCCTTTATCATGCCCTCTacgtttaagtctaaatcattaagatatactacaaaaagcaacagactgagtcctgtggaacgccactggaaacagccttacagtcgggggggcgggggaggggaggggtggtggaatGGAATGGAATGCAATGCAATAGAGTGCGGAATTTAACTCCATAGTGTGCATGTGACGTCATGGACAGAAGTGGCCACAACCACGGGCGGGCGAGAGGGGGGGGTTCTGATCctcgacctggggggggggggggttccaatatCTAATCTGGGGAGTGGGGGGTGATCCCTGACCCCGGAGAGGGGTTGCTGATAGTTGGGAAGTTTGGGGGCCcattcctgctcctcccagcccacaaAGATTGTTCCCCAAGGCTGTCCTCGCCTTGCTGCAGCTGCCGGGAATCCCGAGGCCCGGGAATGCCTGCTGGCcacagttaaacctgcaaagcatgTTAAATCCGAGGCTTCCAGCCCAATTATAATTGTTGGAAGTGCCAACCCGCCTTATAGCTGCCCGGCCCTTCAtcttgcctccgttaaaaccggaaatggGCAGGTTGGAGTCAGGATTCAGGTTTTTAACTACCCGACCCTAACCCACCCATTTTGTGGGGTTGAATTCCCCCCAGCGGTTTCTAATGGAAGTACATCTGTGAACACTAGGCAGAAGCAGATTTGAGCTTGGCAGTGTATGGTCCACTGTATGGGGAGAGTATTCACGGAAAGTTGGAGCAAACCCTTACAAATAATGAGTACTAATTTTGATTTTTCAATGGGATGTTGCACAAAATTGGTAAGGGAATATTTGCTCGTAGTTTTGCAGCTACTTCAAAATAAGCTTAATGAAAAAGTAAATCCTATACCTTTATTTTATTTACTCAGATGCATGGTATATTCTCAGCCTGGGATAAATGTACATCTTTTTCCTTACTATTAGAAAGAAAGTTCTTCTGAAAGCTCATCAGAATATAATGTCCCACAAAAAGGCGTAGCAGCAGCTTTCAAGAACGATTACCAGGCAATGGGACTACAATTCTGCAAGTGGTTTTATCAACTTCTGAACTCGCAGAATCCTTTGGTGGAAGAACAGTCGAAAGAGTGGGGCCCTCAGCACTTTTGGGAAGATGCCATACTTAAGTTTTCCTACAGAACTTCCGAGCAGCAAATGGAGGTGTATACTGGTGCTGTGATAGTCAGCCTCCGTTTATTAGCACTGACAAAGGATGAACATCTATTCCTGAATCCTAACCTGACTGACGATGGACTGAAGTGTATCTTTTCACCTCATGGATTAGTTATTATTGCAGTGGCTGGTACCATTCACAGAGAGTCAATCTGCCTGGGAATTTTTGAGCAGATCTTTGGTCTTATCCGTTGTCCAAGTAGCGAGAACAATTGGAAGATGAAATTTATTCACCTACAGATCACTGGTCAAGGCATAGCGTCAACGACTCGCCAGTCCAACGAAGCTTCACAGCCACCCATCATCAAATATGAATCCAATGAGCTACTGCAAGTTTTTGAAGAATACTCTGTAGGAATTTGTGATTGAGGCTGTGATGCCTGTTAGGCCTTTATGAAAGATTACTGCAATTTCATTACTGCTCCATAAAATCAGAAGTGCAGCTTTACGTTTGTGCTAGATCACAATACACTATGTTTCATGTAACCAGTACTGCAATTCATACTGATATGTAAATGCTGGTGACACAAAAGTAATAaaaaatggttgcatttattgctcATGCAACATACTAACAGTTTATGCAATATTGCCAAAAATCCTGAATCAGGGCACGTTACAAAATTGGTCCTTACCAAAGGATAAATGTTTCAACaaatcctctcctctcctccccaccaccTATGCTGGTTATGGATACATTTACTCTTTTTTTTAGATTGTAACCACTAAATGAATTTGTTAAAGCTGCATTTGCTCAGTTTACTGCGTCTCCTTGACTCTGTTAGCACTTTTGGCTCTTGAGTCGGAAGATTGCCGTTCAAGCGTACTCTAATCCCTTGAGCAGATAAACTAGGTTGACACTCCATtgccatgctgagggagtgttccattgttggagctgttgtccttcagatgagatgccaAATTAaggtcctgtctgcctgttcaggttgaTGTTGaatatcccatggcaccatttgaagGGCAGGGAGTTGGCCTAGTATCTCAACCAACATTCCATCCTCAACCAATCTCACCGAGACAGATTAACTAGTCACTCATCACTAGTCACTAGGCAGATTGACTCTGTGAATGTTGCCAGCCACTGCAATAATAAtaactatttgtgggatcttgatgtgcATAAAATGGCCATATCTGTCTATGTAACAgcagtcactgcactccaaaaaagtaattcattgtgtgaagtgctttgagattttCTTTGTGTTTGCCATAAATGTCATGCGCTTGGCTCTTTTGATTAGTTCAAAGTAGGCTGATGTCTGAGCTTTCTGATTCATTATGTTTCTACTACAAAAAGCAAGCAATCAGAGTAGCAAAAAAAAAATTAGCTTTCTTCCATCTGCTGTGAGAGTTTGTTGCTTCAATCTGAACAGACAGCCCAGCAAGCATACGCAAAGTATGCATGACCTACCTCCATAGCAGCCACCATGCAGTTCCTGATGCCATTGTCACTTCTGCCTGCACCTTCTGCTGTTCACTTCCCAGGCTGTGGACTTTGCCCTATGGCTGCAGATTGCTTTCCTGGCTTCTTCTAGAGTCTTTTcaacataggaactggagtaggccattcagccccctcgagcctgttctaccgtttaattagatcatgactgatttgtAACGTGCCTGCTCTGCTTAAATATGATAGTCATATCCAACCTTACCATTATAATTTTTTTTCTGTTAATGTTGAGCCTGCGTTGTTGTACCTCATGAATTATGTGGACAGATGCCTGTAAACTGTTCACAGTTCAGAGTGCTCAACTTCGATTTTACATATTGTTCTAAAGACAGTTGAAAATTAATTGTGGTAATCAAAAGAACGAGCAGCAATAGAAGTCCATGATACATTTGGAACAAGTTATACAGACAGATTTGGGTTCCATGCATATTTCAACATGTTACTTGTCGAAAGCTGTGTTTGTTAATATGTATTTTCTGTTAATTGTCAATCCAGCCCTTGATACTTGGTGGTTGACAAGTGTTAATATTCAGAAAGGATATTCTAGAATTAATGAATCTGCTGGAATGTGAATGTATTATAAATAGAATTGAGTTCTGTGAAATACCTTTGCGTTCATGTTTGATTTGGGGGTACTGTATCATATTTCAACAAATAAAGCTAAACTGATCACTGAGTCAGTCTTTGAacgcagtaaaatgatggatttattTTGCCGGAAAGTAATCTAACTCCctggaatttttttttacattgataCTTGGAGCTGTTGTGGTATCAATTGCTCAAGGCTTGAACCAGGATAAAGTCAAGGTATTAAACAgcagctctgacgaagggtcacgattgaaacattaactcttttctctctccacagatgctgcctgacctgctgagtatttccagcgttttttgtttttatgatacttgaggggttgactgtggatgggcaatggcagacatttagagaccgcatggatgaactacaacaattgtacattcctgtctggcataaaaataaaaaagcgaaggagggtcaaccgtggctatcaagggaaatcagggatagtattaaagccaaacaagtggcatacaaattggccagaaataacagcgaacccggagaccgggagaaatttagaactcagcagaggagaacaaagggtttgattagggcagggaaaatggagtacgagaagaagcttgcagggaacattaagacggattgcaaacgtttctatagatatgtaaagagaaaaaggttagtaaagacaaatgtaggtcccctgcagtcagaatcaggggaagtcataacggggaacaaagaaatggcggaccaattgaacaagtactttggttcgatattcactaaggaggacactaacaacattccggatataagaagggtcagagggtctagtaaggaggaggaactgagggaaatccttattagtcgggaaattgtgttggggaaattgatgggattgaaagccgataaatctccagggcctgatggactgcatcccagagtacttaaggaggtggtcttggaaatagcggatgcattgacagtcattttccaacattccattgactctggatcagttcctatcgagtggagggtagccaatgtaaccccactttttaaaaaaggagggagagagaaaacagggaattatagaccggtcagcctgacatcggtagtgggtaaaatgatggaatcaattattaaggatatcatagcagcgcatttggaaagaggtgacatgatgggtccaagtcagcatggatttgtgaaaggg
Proteins encoded:
- the c11h3orf38 gene encoding uncharacterized protein C3orf38 homolog isoform X1, with the translated sequence MAMLSGKEQAGCREILRALGHCELFSVADTVTNRMLKIETEAEAMAVILSYSQSAEELLKRKKIHREILFQYLAQHDVVVPANAEKYQLVQKIIDYWREGTTTSQKESSSESSSEYNVPQKGVAAAFKNDYQAMGLQFCKWFYQLLNSQNPLVEEQSKEWGPQHFWEDAILKFSYRTSEQQMEVYTGAVIVSLRLLALTKDEHLFLNPNLTDDGLKCIFSPHGLVIIAVAGTIHRESICLGIFEQIFGLIRCPSSENNWKMKFIHLQITGQGIASTTRQSNEASQPPIIKYESNELLQVFEEYSVGICD
- the c11h3orf38 gene encoding uncharacterized protein C3orf38 homolog isoform X2; this translates as MAVILSYSQSAEELLKRKKIHREILFQYLAQHDVVVPANAEKYQLVQKIIDYWREGTTTSQKESSSESSSEYNVPQKGVAAAFKNDYQAMGLQFCKWFYQLLNSQNPLVEEQSKEWGPQHFWEDAILKFSYRTSEQQMEVYTGAVIVSLRLLALTKDEHLFLNPNLTDDGLKCIFSPHGLVIIAVAGTIHRESICLGIFEQIFGLIRCPSSENNWKMKFIHLQITGQGIASTTRQSNEASQPPIIKYESNELLQVFEEYSVGICD